Genomic segment of Drosophila ananassae strain 14024-0371.13 chromosome 2L, ASM1763931v2, whole genome shotgun sequence:
TCTTGTCTGATGATTCTAATTATGGGTCGTTTGTTGCTGGTTGTTGTGGTCGTGGATTCCACGCTCCTACTCCCGCTTCTGCATGGCCAGCGAGTGCTGCTGAAAATCGGCCAGGATGCGGCTCTCGGGGATGTCCGTCTCGACGCGGCTGCCCACAATGTCGATATCGCTTTCCTTCTTGTCgaagaaaatgtcaataaTGATGCGCACACCTGGAAGACAAAGTTGGTTTTAAAGTCTAGAGCATCCTGTGGAAGGACCTACCATGATCAGTGCGGCGAATAGTAGTCTTGCTCTGATAGGACTTCTCCACGGAGCAGTTGGCAGAACTCTCTTCGTTGCCGTTCGAACGTAGAAAGCTCTCTCCCTCCGCGGAGTTTGTGCGGAAGCTACTATAGgaagtgaaatattttattcctgACGCCCTAAGGGAGAAAAATCAATGGGTCTTACCCTCCCTTGTCCTTGTCATCCGGCGATAAAGGGCAGCCCTCGATCTGGAGCTGCTCGGCTTCAGAGCGGGAGCCAAAGTATATGGATTTGGcctgctccagctcctggTTCTTCTCTGTGGCTAAGTTATAAACGTTGACCAAGTCGCGAACCTTCATTGGAGACTCCATGGTCGAGCGTATCCGTCCAGTCTCGGGCGAGCTGGTCACGAACTGGGACGGGGATACGACCATGTCCCGGCTCTGGATGGAGCCAATCGAGTTGTTGCTGCAGACTTCTTCTTCTGCGGTGTTCATGATGTGGCGGCGGCTAATGGTTTCTATCTACCTCACTACCTCTAAATTGACACGAAAGTTTCTACGCTGATTTCAAACTTCcgatttttagttttattattttacaatttttctcAGCTTCTGATGTGTCTGTGGGCGAATGAAAACTACTAACTACGACTTCGTTTCTGACAATGTCACCTCAAAATATTGACCTTTacatcaaagatatattttcgGATCGTGTTTGTTTAAATCTGAAATtcatgaatttgaatttggtAAGTGTATCCGTCCAGCAATTCGTTAGCAATTACACCAACGAAATGTAAATGTAATTCATCTTTTGAGCCGCCGAAGACGAATCGATGGGGGCGACCTTCGGTGCAGCAATCGAAAAGTCGAAAAATGAATTCGATCGATCTCTTGATTGATCCCACAGAGGGGGGACGCTGTTTGGAAGGTGGCACGGTGATTAGTGAAATTTGAGCCACACGCTGAATGCCAATGGAATTGTCTTAAAACGGATTTACTCGCaagtttcttttcatttttccccCCCAAATTTCGTGTACATGGATGTGCGttattaatattttgaaattggGTGAGCAATGACTTGCCGatgccgcagcagcagcagcgggggcatcATCATCGTACCACCATCATCGCTCGGTAGCTTGAACTGACCAGCTGGAGGTCCATTTGACACACcgtcccaaaaaaaaaaaatccgtTTTTAAGGTCAATATATATTATTGCGAGCGACACTTCAAGATTGGCTTCAGTAAACTGAAGATTCGCAATTTGGCGTTGATGTTTTCGGGCAAGGTTTACTGTCAACTGCGAGCAACAAAGATTTcgaaacaaagaatataagAATACGAAAATTTGTTTCCCAGGTTGCCAGCTACATATGTACTACCAAAGATTATACAAAGCAGATTATTCATAGATTTTGCTGTATAACATTTTCAGGTAGTAAATATAATTCTCTAAGAATtattcttataaaaaaaagcaaaaatgtcTTTAAAACTGCAATAAAAAGGTTTGTAATTTCTACGAGGGCCTCCCACTGCGCATCAGCAGAAAAGCATTGGGACTATACCTCCAATCAAGGATATCAATCCAAAAAACGTCTCCTTTTCTGAATTGGGATATATATTGGATAAACATACAGAATTTACCTATAAACAATGGACGGCATAAGCCATATATCAGCCAATTCGAATCaatcatatttttcaaatccGATACGAATTAGCAAAATTATCTACTAAAAAGTGTCTCAAAAGTTTCCATTTTAGCCATCCAAGGGTCTTAACTTGGCCAACATGGCCTCCCCATCGATTTCTTTCAGGAAAAATGTCATAACTTTCCTGATAATGGTCCGATCGgcgaatgttataccttcccgatcttggaGCTTCGAGAATTATCATATTTAATCAAAACCCCACCACCTAAAATCCGACCtcattttcgaaatttttcaaaagggtAACAtcatgtttttggccaaaaatcgagCCTAAATTTTATTTCGCGGTTGGGACtatatttttatgcagatcgacggtacttagttccctgattcgtaaatggtattcctttttcaaATCGGATACGAATTGCCCTAAATATTGACTAAATAGTGAACAAAAGTTCCCATTTTAGCCACCCAAGGATCTTAACTTGGTCAACATGGTCTCCCCATCGATTTCTTTCAGgaaaaatgccataacttttttaataattgtccGATCGtcgaatgttataccttcccggaCTTGGAGCTTTGAGAACTATCCatttcaatcaaaacctgACCACCTAAAATCGGACcccattttcgaaattttcaaaggggtaacacCATGATTTTGGCCATAAATCGAGACAAAATTTTACTTCGAGGTTTGAAGTATATTtagatgcagatcgacggcacttagttccctgatttgtAATTGATATTCCTTTATTCATTTATTCCTTATTTTGGTAAAAAACACATAATCTTTGCACTAGCCCGCCAATTCCAATATTACTACATCGTTAAAGTTTAAATCAGTTGGGACTAATACTTGTGGCTATAAAAGAATCATTATAACCTAAATATCACCCAGATTAGAGATCAGAACAGTGGTTTggtaatacatttttaataaaagccaAAGGCGCGAAGAACAATTGGTGGCTCAAAAATTAGTGGTAAGTGTGGTTTAAGTATGATGACGCGATGATGGTGCATTGTAACCGAAAAACCGCCAAAATTAATTCAAATGGGAGTTCTGTGTGGGAGTTCTGGCTCCCTTGATCGGCATTCTTTGACTTTTAATTCCATCATATCACGAACTTGGAATTCTGGTCTGCGCTGCCCTGCTCTGCTCAGATGCTTGTGCAATTAGCAGTCGATGTCAAAGGGGTTCACTCCAGTCATGGCAAAAGAACACTCCAAGAAGGTGTGGGACCCACAGCAGGCATTCACACAACAGATGTATGtagatacatacatacgtagCATACATCGGTCTGTGTACATAGGTGTGTCATCATAGTCGTCATCATCTCTGGTTGTGATTCCATTGAAGGTCGCTCAGCCACAAACAAACGCCACAAATGCTGGAAGTTGCCATTTGTGCTCACTGGGAGGCACACACAGCTTGCCTCTCTCTCTTTTCCGCCCACTCGGGGGGGCTACACATGTTTAATTGCCAAATTGGTGCAATTCCCCATAATTCATGCCGATGCTCGGccagagcagagcagagcagagcacaGCTCTTCTCTCGGGGAGTTGTTAATTTGGCAAGGTCTCCCCGACCCGGGCTTAACGGCATGGCAAATAAAGGCAGCTCAGGCGGAGAAGATTCACACGTTTATTAGGGGGCAGAGTCGTGCTGCGAATTAAAATCGAAAGTGGAGCGCTAAGCACACATAATTGATAACGGCGAGCAGTATGGAGattattgcgcatacgcctCCGTCAACGACACCAAAGACTCCACAAAAGTGCTAAGAGTGCTAAGAGGAAAACCAAACACCTCATCCACCGCCAAATCTCGTCGAGCTCAAGCCGCATCCGGTCGCAAGCAAAGTGGCCTGGCGCTAGTTGCTACAAATTTGTCAAAGCAACAATGCTGCAAGGTCGCCGCCGAGCGGTGATCACGTTCGCGTCCGGCATGCGGTCAGCTCTGCCATATCATTGACCTTAAGTGACGAACATGAAGAGCAATGAATAGCCCGAGATTATCACCTTTGGCAGCGTTTTATTGCACTTACACAGGCAGCCGCCAAAAACGGATTTGAAGTTCAATTGCAGCCATTTGGTATGCTCCAGCTCCACGTCGGCTCCCCATCCACCATCTTCATCTCCATCTCGATCTTCATCCGTGGACCTACCAAGATGCCCGTGGCACAATGTACAACACGACTATTAAAGGTCAAGCTCCACCAAGGCGGCAATACAAAAatgaaactaaaaacaaaaaaaacaaaaataaacggaAAGCTCAAAAACGTTAAGTAAATCAAAGTAAACAAACGGCGCACTTTGTTAATTGttgtatttatttctatttcagtTCGAGCAGTTTCTCTTTCTGTTGGGGACTGCAATCGCTAAGATGCTAGAGAACGATCTCAAAGATGCGTCAAACGAAAGACTCAAGACACGAACTTGCCGGTCAACAAAAGTGAGACACAGCCATTTGAATCGTCAGCTACCCTAACTGGGAGAAGTTTGTTGGAAAGCATAGTGACACCTTGGAATCGAACCACTTGAAATcgaaaaaatccaaaacagAGCATCGGTGATTTGTAGGCCACCGCCGTTCACTTGTTGCCTCATCGGCTGCCGGAGAGTGTTGTtctgaaatgccaaaaagGTAGCCAAGCGCCATTGTTTCCCAGTTCGGCAAAGAGCCATGTAACCTTCGCTTGGCAATGGaacaggaggaggagcagcagtaTCAACTGCCGCGGCAGCACCTGGCCCGAGGTGGCCCGGAGGGCATTCGGCGAAACCCAAGTCAAGTGCGCAGCGCCAGTCAGACAGACTCTTCAACAATGAAGCCATCAGATCGACAAATATCTCCAATGTGAATTTGGTTCAACGCTTCAATTGTATCCGCACATAGGAACTAGGGTGAGTGATTAATTGGTTTGCTTTGGAGGTTCGAGGCTTATGTTTTGTGTTTTGGTCTTGGGATAATGCCAGTGAGTACTGCCGCagaataaatcatttaataccCGAGCGTAAACAAGGCAGCCCACATATGATTGCTTGCTATTCAAGTTTACGTGGGTTCAGGGCGCTCCCGGTACCGCTCCTCCTCCGCCTAATCCTCCTCCACCAGACGCCACTCGATTGTGCCTTTGTACGGCGTAAGTCTTCAAATCTGCGCCCAGCATCGGATGAATGCTTTTCCATTATCCATAAAGCCGAGTAAAATATGATTGTTAGGTGTCAATCAAAACTTTTTGTGTCGCGTGTGTGTGCCGTGTTGTCGTCGTCAATTATAGGCAGTAAAGTCTCCAATTAAGCTTTGAGATGGTAATGGCTTGCGGTTGAATTGCCATTGCTCCATGGAGGGAAAATGCTGATTTGGCATTGTTATGCCTTGAATTGAGGATGTTGCAGGTCGCCTATTTACGgacctatttttatttatccAATAAGCGTTGACCCCATATAGCCATTTGATTGATGGGGAAAATTTAGCAATAATTGGAAAACtgtattcatatttttaaaacgaGATTTAAGGGATCTCCGTATCTACAGTAGTAGTTTTGGTGAGAGATAAGGTTTCACTTTTAAGAACTACCTTTCAGAATTATAGGGATCTATAATTATCCAGGTAGTTTAATTTATCCGTATCTATATTATCCGTCTATAATTATCCGTATCTATAGACCAGTATTGGTATTAGTTAGGTTTTACATATAAgaaccaaataaaatattatctgctGAAAAACACTATACTTAAAACGGTTTTAGAAGAGTTTCCTTCCAAAACGTTGAGAATTATTAGCctatttttctgatggaactTTAAAAGAGGAATTTACTGCATAATTTTAGGCTTAACAAAAAGTAAAGTCACTATTTCATGATTTTGAATCGAAAACCTTTGACCAGAGGTTTCTTTATAATGATTCCTGTCATTGTCTGGAACCCCAAGCACCATAAATgaacaataatattttaaataatttgtttattttctagATTTATTTTGCTCTGATTGTTTTGGATAGAGGCGCTTAACATGCACTCGAGATTTATTTCGTAAATTTATAATTGAAATTGTATTAGCTGAGAGAGTATCTACATTCATGAATTGCATTTTGCTCGGATATATGTATAGGACTTCTAGAATATTATGCGTTAATTTTGATAGCTTATCATCCATGCTGGTtaacaaaattcaattatcAATATACGAGTAGTACGAACTACGGTACAGTATTGCCTGCCGAATTGCGAAATTGTACACTatcaaagtatatatattatatatcgtatatttgtttgatttatAAGTTAATGTTTTATGCGGGCGACTAGAAATTCCAAGaaaactttaaactttaaacaatAAAGTACAATACAAGGGTACGGATATGTCCGCTTACGGACTAATTGAATTACTTGCTAAACGATAGGAATCATGAAAATTACTTTATCTCTTGCATTACCCTAAACGCCTAAAGATACATTAATTTAATATGGATACAAGCATCTGTTATTCCCTTAGATCTATGCTTAAGCACTCCTAGACGCAACAAGTGGGCTTGTGCTCCTCCTGCTCTGCTCCCGACTGCAGCTGGAATGTAACTAATTGGATTGGATGCACCGCATTATGCTAAAATGATAGTTTTAAGAGAAATCTTTGGTTGCAACTACAACTGAATTGAGGGTCGCGGCGAGGACATCGCTTCGCAACTTTGTGCTGGTTAGGATCGCAGTATCTTCGCCCCATTGATGTTGGAGCTGTGGATACGCGGATATTGCGGCTATTTCGTTCGGATTGGTTTGaggatttttttcaaaacccaGGCAATGTATCTATAAATTATCACAgtaaaataaacataattcTTCGCTACCGCTGTCGCTgtcactgccactgccactaccGCTGCTAGCTGGAAAAATCAACCAAGGAGTGGGGTGCGCTAGCTATTATCCTGGTTCTGTGCTGGTTCAGATTATGGAAGATACGATAGTCATAGTCCACATTTTGGCAAAACTGTTGAACATGGTTGTGCTCCCTCCTCCACCTtctactcctcctcctcctccgccgtcCCAGCTGCCCATGCTTCCACTGGCTTCCTCTCATTGACCGGCTCATTGGTTCAGGAGTGTGTTGGTCACCTCCGAGAACGAGAGCAGCGGACTGCCATCGGCGTAAGTGCCCCCCGCAGTGGGTGGGGCATAGGCCAGAGCCGTGTGCGCCGTTATGTTGGCCGGATACAACAGATTGTGGTGCgagtgctgctgctggtagagagcgtgctgctgctgcagggactgctgctggtgctggacGGCGTGTTGCTTAATCGACTTGCGTCCCAGGCCAACCTCCTCGGCGCAGATCACGAGCGGAGCGGACACGAGGCCCAGCTGCTGGTAGG
This window contains:
- the LOC6499315 gene encoding uncharacterized protein LOC6499315 isoform X1, which produces MNTAEEEVCSNNSIGSIQSRDMVVSPSQFVTSSPETGRIRSTMESPMKVRDLVNVYNLATEKNQELEQAKSIYFGSRSEAEQLQIEGCPLSPDDKDKGGSFRTNSAEGESFLRSNGNEESSANCSVEKSYQSKTTIRRTDHGVRIIIDIFFDKKESDIDIVGSRVETDIPESRILADFQQHSLAMQKRE
- the LOC6499315 gene encoding uncharacterized protein LOC6499315 isoform X2 — translated: MNTAEEEVCSNNSIGSIQSRDMVVSPSQFVTSSPETGRIRSTMESPMKVRDLVNVYNLATEKNQELEQAKSIYFGSRSEAEQLQIEGCPLSPDDKDKGGFRTNSAEGESFLRSNGNEESSANCSVEKSYQSKTTIRRTDHGVRIIIDIFFDKKESDIDIVGSRVETDIPESRILADFQQHSLAMQKRE